In a genomic window of Nodosilinea sp. E11:
- a CDS encoding DUF29 domain-containing protein, which translates to MPPPEASPDLEPSAATSDISNLYESDFYAWVQQQASFLRAQQWHHIDLPNLIEEIESLGKQQRQELRSRLSVLLAHLLNWHFQPQHRSRSWLATLRVQRRDILRLLNENPSLKPDLEEALTEAYANSRDLAMGETNLPEATFPLHCPYCLADIFAEDFYPGEPSDLLND; encoded by the coding sequence ATGCCACCCCCTGAAGCCAGCCCAGATTTGGAGCCTTCTGCCGCCACCTCCGATATCTCCAATCTTTATGAGTCAGATTTCTACGCCTGGGTACAGCAACAGGCTAGCTTTCTACGTGCCCAACAGTGGCACCATATCGATTTACCTAACTTGATCGAGGAAATTGAATCGTTGGGCAAACAGCAGCGCCAGGAGCTTCGCAGTCGGCTCAGCGTTTTGCTCGCTCACCTCCTGAACTGGCATTTTCAACCTCAACACCGCAGCCGCAGTTGGCTAGCCACATTACGGGTCCAGCGCCGCGACATTTTACGCTTACTCAATGAAAACCCCAGCCTCAAACCCGATCTGGAAGAGGCATTGACCGAAGCCTACGCGAACAGTAGGGATTTGGCGATGGGTGAAACTAACCTACCCGAGGCTACGTTCCCGCTACATTGCCCCTATTGCTTGGCCGACATTTTTGCAGAGGATTTTTATCCTGGCGAACCTAGTGATTTGTTAAATGACTAG
- the bioA gene encoding adenosylmethionine--8-amino-7-oxononanoate transaminase, whose translation MDTLPIDQLMALDRRHVWHPYAAMPGTGPVFAVKSAQGVYLELETGDRLVDGMSSWWACIHGYNHPRLNQAAQAQMGRMSHVMFGGLTHQPAVQLAQKLVQMTPAPLQHVFFCDSGSVAVEVAMKMAIQYWYNRGETQKQHFLTIRHGYHGDTFAAMAVCDPVNGMHHLFRHSLVEQYFADAPQIPFEGVWEDGDIASFEAILERYHGEIAAAILEPVVQGAGGMRFYSPPYVRRARELCDEYGVLLILDEIATGFGRTGKLFACQYADISPDILCVGKALTGGFMSLAATLTTTHISETFAQGEAGVFMHGPTFMGNPLACAVALENLTLLESYDWATKIFAIEAQLKRELAPCRDLPAVKDVRVLGAIGVVELHEPVDLAVVQPQFVAQGVWLRPFGRLVYTMPPYIVEPEQLKQITQAIYEVLSLNP comes from the coding sequence ATGGATACGCTGCCGATTGATCAACTGATGGCGCTCGATCGCCGCCATGTCTGGCACCCCTATGCTGCCATGCCGGGCACGGGGCCGGTGTTTGCGGTGAAGTCGGCCCAGGGCGTTTACCTAGAGCTAGAAACGGGCGATCGCCTGGTCGACGGTATGTCATCGTGGTGGGCCTGCATTCATGGCTACAACCATCCTCGGCTGAACCAGGCGGCTCAGGCGCAAATGGGGCGCATGAGCCATGTGATGTTTGGTGGACTGACCCATCAACCCGCCGTGCAGTTGGCCCAAAAACTGGTGCAGATGACACCGGCTCCCTTGCAGCACGTGTTTTTCTGCGATTCTGGCTCGGTGGCGGTAGAGGTTGCCATGAAAATGGCGATTCAGTACTGGTACAACCGAGGGGAGACCCAAAAGCAGCACTTTCTGACCATTCGCCACGGCTACCACGGTGATACCTTTGCGGCCATGGCGGTGTGTGACCCGGTGAATGGCATGCACCATCTGTTTCGCCATAGCCTGGTGGAGCAGTACTTTGCCGATGCCCCCCAAATTCCCTTTGAGGGGGTCTGGGAAGACGGGGACATTGCCAGCTTTGAGGCTATTCTAGAGCGTTACCACGGGGAGATTGCCGCTGCTATTCTTGAACCCGTGGTGCAGGGGGCAGGGGGTATGCGGTTCTATAGCCCCCCGTATGTGCGGCGGGCGCGGGAACTATGCGACGAGTATGGCGTGCTGTTGATTCTCGATGAAATTGCCACAGGCTTTGGCCGTACGGGTAAGCTCTTCGCCTGCCAGTACGCTGACATTAGCCCCGACATTCTCTGTGTTGGCAAGGCCCTGACCGGCGGCTTCATGTCGCTGGCGGCCACGCTGACAACGACCCATATTAGCGAAACCTTTGCCCAGGGCGAGGCGGGGGTGTTTATGCACGGTCCTACCTTTATGGGCAACCCACTGGCCTGCGCGGTGGCGCTAGAGAATTTGACTCTGCTAGAGAGCTACGACTGGGCCACCAAGATATTTGCCATAGAAGCCCAGCTCAAGCGGGAGCTAGCCCCCTGTCGCGACTTGCCAGCGGTGAAGGATGTGCGGGTGCTGGGCGCGATCGGTGTGGTCGAACTGCACGAACCCGTGGATCTGGCCGTGGTGCAGCCCCAGTTTGTTGCCCAGGGAGTATGGCTACGCCCCTTTGGTCGCCTGGTCTATACGATGCCGCCCTATATTGTGGAGCCAGAGCAGCTCAAGCAGATTACCCAGGCAATTTATGAGGTTCTGAGCTTGAACCCCTAG
- a CDS encoding transglutaminase family protein codes for MSVVYEVEHITTYRYAKPVTFGTHRAIFLPRGNYSGRLLGYSITVNVPAEVHWVSDTLSNNVAVIGLKEPAQELTFTCRFQGEHFGTRGINDFPLDPRATRVPVQYTPDEWTDLAVYLRPHAEDPDGSVAAWAKSFVAGDMDLTSDVLGRIMNTIRDTFTYRSREEEGTQPPGETLRQRSGTCRDYAWLMMETLRRLGLACRFVSGYLYDSALDGGDVGMTGSGATHAWLQVYLPGAGWLVYDPTNRITEGFDLIAVAIARHPGQAIPLSGSWFGDAGDYLGMEVSVAVRKLGAVPEFG; via the coding sequence ATGTCGGTTGTTTATGAAGTAGAGCATATCACCACCTACCGCTATGCCAAACCGGTGACCTTTGGTACCCATCGGGCGATATTTTTACCGCGGGGCAACTATAGTGGGCGGCTGCTGGGCTACTCGATCACTGTCAATGTGCCGGCTGAAGTGCACTGGGTGAGCGATACCCTGTCGAACAACGTGGCGGTGATTGGCCTCAAAGAACCCGCCCAGGAACTGACCTTTACCTGTCGGTTTCAGGGCGAGCACTTTGGCACCCGAGGCATTAATGACTTTCCCCTCGACCCTAGGGCGACGCGGGTGCCGGTGCAGTACACGCCCGACGAGTGGACTGATTTGGCGGTGTATCTGCGGCCCCACGCCGAAGACCCGGACGGTTCGGTGGCGGCCTGGGCCAAGAGCTTTGTCGCTGGCGATATGGATCTGACCAGCGATGTGCTGGGGCGAATTATGAACACCATTCGTGACACGTTTACCTACCGATCGCGGGAGGAAGAGGGCACCCAGCCACCAGGAGAAACCCTGCGCCAGCGATCGGGCACCTGCCGCGACTACGCCTGGCTGATGATGGAAACCCTGCGACGGCTCGGGTTAGCCTGTCGGTTTGTGTCGGGCTATCTCTATGACTCGGCCCTGGATGGGGGAGATGTGGGCATGACCGGCTCTGGGGCTACCCACGCCTGGTTGCAGGTATATCTGCCGGGGGCTGGCTGGCTGGTCTACGACCCCACCAACCGCATTACCGAGGGGTTTGATTTAATTGCGGTAGCGATCGCCCGTCACCCCGGACAGGCGATCCCGCTCTCGGGGTCGTGGTTTGGCGATGCGGGCGACTATCTGGGGATGGAGGTATCGGTGGCGGTTCGCAAGCTGGGTGCGGTCCCCGAGTTTGGCTGA
- a CDS encoding alpha/beta hydrolase, with amino-acid sequence MPYVEIRQVNHYYEWVSSDLPRDPASPKPVMVFIHGWAGSARYWRSTAAALSDRYDCLLYDMRGFGRSTIAPDQQDAVAARGYELETYADDLADLLTALNLPQVSINAHSMGASVAVYFVNQYPERCDRVILTCNGIFEYDKAAFEAFYKFGGYVVAFRPKWLGKLPLAPRFFMARFLSRPIPAAEKVAFLDDFLNADYATALGTIFTSVSKKATEVMPVEFAKISVPTLLVAGEFDKITPAELGRTAADLNPKIDYALVKNTGHFPMLEDPETYLEYVDGFLA; translated from the coding sequence ATGCCCTACGTTGAGATTCGTCAGGTCAACCACTACTACGAGTGGGTCAGTAGCGATCTGCCCCGCGACCCGGCTTCTCCTAAGCCAGTGATGGTGTTTATCCACGGCTGGGCTGGGTCGGCCCGCTATTGGCGGAGCACGGCGGCGGCGTTGAGCGATCGCTACGACTGTTTGCTCTACGACATGCGGGGGTTTGGGCGATCCACCATTGCCCCCGACCAGCAGGATGCGGTAGCGGCGCGGGGCTACGAGCTAGAGACCTATGCCGACGATTTGGCCGACCTGCTCACGGCGCTAAACCTGCCGCAGGTGTCGATCAATGCTCATTCCATGGGGGCATCGGTGGCGGTGTACTTTGTGAATCAGTATCCAGAGCGCTGCGATCGCGTCATTTTGACCTGCAACGGCATTTTTGAGTACGACAAAGCGGCCTTTGAAGCGTTCTACAAATTTGGCGGCTACGTAGTTGCCTTTCGACCCAAGTGGCTGGGCAAGCTGCCCCTAGCGCCCCGCTTCTTTATGGCTCGGTTCCTCAGCCGCCCCATTCCTGCCGCCGAGAAGGTGGCTTTTCTAGACGATTTCTTAAATGCCGATTATGCTACGGCCTTGGGCACAATTTTTACCTCAGTCAGCAAGAAAGCGACGGAAGTGATGCCGGTGGAGTTTGCCAAAATCAGCGTTCCTACCCTGCTGGTTGCGGGTGAATTCGACAAAATTACCCCGGCAGAGCTGGGGCGCACGGCAGCGGATTTAAATCCAAAAATTGACTACGCTCTGGTAAAAAATACGGGGCATTTCCCGATGCTGGAGGACCCGGAGACCTATTTAGAATACGTTGACGGGTTTTTGGCCTAG